The Brevibacillus brevis genome contains a region encoding:
- a CDS encoding methyl-accepting chemotaxis protein: MDQIANGINDLNSLTVEIQRFTEQTRTASLDMMDAFQEGKEAVLEASAKMNMVQNLMNQSMESMTELHVQSERIGQISTMISSISNQTNLLSLNAAIEAARAGEAGRGFAVVADEIRKLAQQTADSTQDIQGIIDNIQSQIYQFMKRSEEGHGVIEEGVRIVGQTGKTLGESVERVQQTVASIDDIKQRMDEQAKLFRQMVDAVLEVTALLEETSAGSEEVRAVAETTLGDMDRLTQSVTELDKMTRQFEALVKHFKV; this comes from the coding sequence ATGGATCAAATCGCGAATGGCATCAATGACCTGAACAGCTTGACAGTCGAGATTCAGCGATTTACGGAGCAGACGCGAACGGCTTCCCTTGATATGATGGATGCTTTTCAGGAAGGGAAAGAAGCTGTCTTAGAGGCGTCTGCCAAAATGAATATGGTACAAAATCTGATGAACCAGAGCATGGAGTCCATGACAGAGCTGCATGTCCAATCAGAGCGAATCGGGCAAATCTCCACCATGATTTCGTCAATTTCCAACCAGACGAATCTGTTGTCGTTAAATGCAGCGATTGAAGCAGCGAGAGCGGGGGAAGCGGGCAGGGGATTTGCGGTGGTAGCCGATGAAATTCGCAAGCTGGCTCAGCAGACCGCTGATTCGACGCAAGACATTCAAGGGATCATTGATAACATCCAGTCGCAAATCTACCAGTTCATGAAGCGTTCAGAGGAAGGACATGGAGTGATCGAGGAGGGCGTTCGAATCGTTGGACAGACTGGCAAAACGTTAGGGGAATCCGTGGAGCGGGTACAACAGACCGTTGCCTCGATTGACGATATTAAACAGCGGATGGATGAGCAGGCCAAGCTGTTCAGGCAGATGGTCGATGCCGTTTTGGAAGTAACGGCTCTCTTGGAGGAAACATCGGCTGGCTCAGAGGAAGTACGTGCTGTGGCGGAAACGACGTTGGGCGATATGGACAGGCTGACGCAGTCTGTGACAGAACTGGATAAAATGACCCGACAGTTTGAAGCGTTGGTGAAGCACTTTAAGGTTTGA
- a CDS encoding DUF4280 domain-containing protein — MLLSLLQLLAPKAHGEYSYVVRGATVKCSEGTDTSFLNLPQCHGVYARGKPVMNIADNVVDANIGCFGICRETGTVCRPMIANKWTDGKHDVLVKNEPALLSKSELICTVKGIITIEKDGQD, encoded by the coding sequence ATGCTTTTGTCTTTGCTTCAACTTCTGGCTCCGAAGGCACACGGTGAGTATTCCTATGTTGTACGTGGGGCAACCGTAAAATGCAGTGAGGGAACAGACACCAGCTTTTTAAATTTGCCGCAATGCCACGGAGTATACGCGCGTGGTAAACCGGTCATGAATATTGCCGATAACGTTGTCGATGCCAATATTGGATGTTTTGGTATTTGCAGGGAAACAGGAACCGTATGTAGACCAATGATAGCTAACAAGTGGACGGATGGAAAGCACGATGTACTGGTAAAAAACGAGCCAGCATTACTCAGTAAGTCGGAGCTGATTTGTACTGTCAAAGGGATTATTACGATTGAAAAGGATGGGCAGGATTGA
- a CDS encoding imm11 family protein, protein MRDYYQLMDDSRIAQKVKPLGLRKEDNFAQLPPVSILDVAEHSFNEYTDWLEKPVPMMSQQMKSIIEKYNPRIQWKCVHLIDKRSGSQNVYWVMQIPTLDCLSQDSEFYLNGTVKRLVLDHEKIKAHHFFAIEGILEPYIVVSLDAAESLLRRSYTGFVLQKVEQA, encoded by the coding sequence TTGAGAGATTACTACCAACTCATGGATGACAGTCGAATCGCTCAAAAGGTGAAACCGCTGGGTCTACGAAAGGAAGACAACTTCGCACAGCTCCCGCCTGTCTCGATTTTAGATGTCGCTGAACATAGCTTCAACGAATACACAGACTGGCTGGAAAAGCCTGTGCCTATGATGTCACAACAGATGAAGTCGATTATCGAGAAATACAATCCGAGAATTCAGTGGAAATGTGTCCATTTGATAGACAAGCGATCTGGCTCACAAAACGTGTACTGGGTCATGCAAATACCTACCTTGGATTGTCTTTCACAGGATAGCGAGTTTTATCTAAATGGAACCGTAAAGAGACTTGTGTTAGACCACGAAAAGATCAAGGCGCATCATTTTTTTGCCATTGAAGGAATTTTGGAGCCGTATATCGTGGTGAGTCTCGATGCAGCAGAAAGCTTACTGCGTAGAAGCTATACGGGCTTCGTTTTACAAAAAGTAGAGCAGGCGTAA
- a CDS encoding late control protein, which translates to MQGTDGVMTYQDIQIVWSYGTIRLDRLEFVHQTGEHAKLRFTGIVPEEKEDEIIHRASSHDVIELCQKVGKQKKSIFIGRLHHVEIKVVRDVHYLTVEAVSHTYAMDMGVKMCSFQDESRLYSSIVDELVSKYPGGDMIDNAFNDLKQGKYIMQYEETDWMFLKRIASHVGAVLVPDVSANKVRFWVGLPEGRKQIKLKDRPYEVNQSIAPYRTYTFEHDDVLELGDEVLREGQTFAITKRIASMVDGLFRWTYVCATRKSVKQKKIYNKAIIGAAIDGKIIQIGRNQVKIHLTIDKTQDKSKAQWFPYGAEGNQILYLMPEIGSKVKLYFPGADEDDAMVINSVRHAPQGSFVEKNDKRMVDPGVKSFGIPQGKEFTMGDTELRMTAKEGALEISLSSLWGVSLNSTTNVNIHASGELNVNGAAVYMVGSAGMYLDTAADTIALVEENDTSSDQILLDAEKSHSFAPILSPFEQDIKSLGWQGAVDKRLADHDTAEAKGEGEVVEETLSSLWNFAVDVVDVAYTGVQLLASDEGETVTNIRGTKVKSLTEGNNLAKETKQKATSAANYVGDVFQGEKSLGEIGQDLQAAGTKVGESVMQDYVIPVGVNWLHHIEDKYGGKEAKLKRTLEESYQRGRNRGRVDVIGAEVIASGLSGGMGGAAIKTVTTAAKLKPDGPNRDRTPDGNGRDGSNGSDGNGTPLFGLFDSIKKDMETLDGKFKTKAKTVEDALKEMQEMVDSFLAAMQGFSKLVPDTGRPMSFSLDGNGGGGHNNNHGNNRNNKPDNEGTDKAKGTHEGKYLTDPAEMRPYIIPPEDGFQAFIERKYIDIRKIGLEDVPTVAKNTGLTESEVAGIKKHLFLTIHDLSVDGKPYQKLYMQGDQDIAYGWQQAQKRELKKEEKDWFRELANHELKESDIMKFGVRNEKGEIISGPLPLRDQSTWNVDKKRFNIVPSKNAHDKADETDPNPPPFPGYDPVKDVNKYYADDPDDY; encoded by the coding sequence ATGCAGGGAACTGATGGAGTCATGACCTACCAGGATATACAAATTGTCTGGTCCTATGGAACGATCCGACTTGATCGGTTGGAATTTGTCCATCAAACTGGCGAACATGCAAAATTACGCTTTACAGGTATTGTTCCCGAAGAAAAAGAAGATGAGATTATACATAGAGCAAGCAGCCACGACGTAATTGAGCTGTGTCAGAAGGTAGGAAAGCAGAAGAAGTCGATATTTATCGGACGACTACATCATGTGGAGATCAAGGTTGTCCGTGATGTCCACTATTTGACGGTGGAAGCTGTATCGCATACCTATGCCATGGATATGGGCGTGAAGATGTGTTCTTTTCAAGACGAGAGCCGATTGTACTCAAGTATTGTAGATGAGCTGGTGTCGAAGTATCCTGGTGGAGATATGATCGATAATGCCTTCAATGATCTCAAGCAGGGCAAATACATCATGCAGTATGAAGAGACGGACTGGATGTTTTTAAAACGAATTGCCTCTCACGTAGGGGCTGTCCTCGTACCAGATGTGAGTGCGAATAAGGTGCGCTTCTGGGTCGGTCTACCAGAGGGAAGAAAGCAGATCAAGCTGAAAGACAGGCCATACGAGGTTAACCAGTCCATCGCACCATACAGAACCTACACGTTTGAACACGACGATGTTTTAGAGCTTGGGGATGAAGTGCTGCGAGAGGGGCAGACCTTCGCTATTACCAAGCGAATAGCAAGCATGGTAGATGGTCTATTCAGGTGGACGTATGTTTGCGCAACTCGCAAAAGTGTGAAACAAAAGAAGATCTATAACAAAGCCATCATCGGTGCCGCTATCGACGGGAAAATCATTCAAATCGGACGAAACCAAGTCAAAATCCATCTTACTATCGATAAAACGCAAGACAAGAGCAAGGCACAGTGGTTCCCGTATGGGGCGGAAGGCAACCAAATCCTATACCTCATGCCGGAGATCGGCTCTAAAGTAAAATTGTATTTCCCAGGTGCCGATGAGGACGATGCGATGGTCATCAACTCCGTCCGTCATGCGCCACAGGGAAGCTTTGTCGAGAAGAACGACAAGCGAATGGTGGACCCGGGAGTCAAATCGTTTGGCATCCCACAAGGAAAAGAATTCACCATGGGAGACACCGAACTGAGGATGACCGCCAAAGAAGGTGCGTTGGAAATCTCGCTGAGTAGCCTCTGGGGTGTGAGTCTGAACAGTACCACGAATGTAAACATTCACGCGTCAGGAGAGCTGAATGTAAATGGTGCCGCTGTCTACATGGTGGGTTCGGCAGGGATGTACCTCGATACAGCTGCGGATACGATCGCATTAGTAGAAGAGAACGACACGAGTAGCGATCAGATTCTTCTGGATGCGGAGAAGAGTCATTCGTTTGCACCAATCTTGAGTCCGTTTGAACAAGATATTAAGAGTCTAGGCTGGCAGGGCGCGGTAGATAAACGACTCGCAGATCACGATACGGCCGAAGCCAAAGGGGAAGGTGAAGTCGTTGAAGAGACCCTGTCGTCGCTATGGAACTTTGCCGTAGATGTTGTCGATGTTGCCTACACGGGAGTACAATTGTTAGCGAGTGATGAGGGGGAGACGGTCACCAACATCAGGGGAACTAAGGTTAAGTCGTTAACCGAGGGGAACAACTTAGCAAAAGAAACAAAACAAAAAGCTACGAGTGCGGCAAACTATGTAGGAGATGTGTTTCAGGGCGAAAAGTCGTTAGGTGAAATCGGTCAAGATCTACAAGCGGCTGGTACAAAAGTCGGTGAGAGCGTCATGCAGGACTACGTTATTCCGGTCGGGGTGAATTGGCTACACCATATAGAAGACAAGTATGGAGGTAAAGAAGCAAAGCTAAAAAGAACACTGGAGGAAAGCTACCAACGAGGTAGGAATAGGGGAAGAGTGGATGTCATAGGTGCTGAGGTAATCGCGAGTGGACTGTCAGGTGGAATGGGTGGAGCCGCTATAAAGACAGTGACTACAGCAGCCAAACTGAAGCCAGATGGACCAAATAGGGATCGTACGCCAGATGGTAACGGCAGAGATGGTAGCAATGGAAGCGACGGAAATGGAACTCCATTATTCGGGCTTTTTGACTCTATTAAAAAAGATATGGAAACGCTGGATGGGAAGTTCAAAACGAAGGCGAAGACTGTTGAAGATGCGTTGAAAGAAATGCAAGAGATGGTTGATAGTTTTTTAGCTGCTATGCAAGGATTTTCCAAGCTGGTTCCCGATACAGGTAGGCCGATGTCATTTTCGTTGGACGGGAATGGTGGTGGCGGGCATAACAATAATCATGGGAATAATAGAAATAATAAGCCAGATAATGAGGGGACGGATAAAGCTAAGGGAACTCATGAGGGTAAGTATTTAACTGATCCTGCGGAAATGAGACCATATATAATACCTCCAGAAGATGGATTTCAAGCTTTTATTGAGAGAAAATATATTGATATAAGAAAAATAGGTTTAGAAGATGTACCAACGGTTGCCAAAAATACAGGATTAACGGAATCTGAAGTTGCCGGGATTAAAAAACATTTGTTTTTGACTATTCATGATCTATCAGTAGATGGTAAACCTTATCAAAAACTATATATGCAAGGAGATCAAGATATTGCTTACGGTTGGCAACAGGCACAAAAAAGAGAACTCAAAAAAGAAGAAAAGGACTGGTTTAGGGAGCTTGCAAATCATGAATTGAAAGAAAGCGATATAATGAAGTTTGGGGTTAGGAACGAGAAGGGAGAAATTATTTCTGGACCATTGCCGTTAAGAGATCAATCTACATGGAACGTTGACAAAAAAAGATTTAATATTGTACCTTCGAAAAATGCACATGATAAAGCGGATGAAACTGACCCGAATCCGCCACCATTCCCAGGATATGATCCTGTGAAAGACGTAAACAAATACTATGCTGATGATCCTGATGACTATTAA
- a CDS encoding Imm3 family immunity protein: MIPKLNYREILNSFDETFQEYKYRNMSNLEALAKTFEDFELIMKSGDLEKATILVRYSELVLKQPYVFHKSKDIIIKLLDEVDYEILRHILSESEYKELIKRKKEVLYNLSKKQLTNNARAMWYYDEMIDEVNNYYHSITLKDKTPDQIAKEVLERFKRDCRNTKSEKIGVYTTLAERLLEDGLTDTIELKHIEITLKEINVDDVGEQLSKNEKQKLQLRIERVLERLADNLKLNLIIST; encoded by the coding sequence ATGATTCCTAAATTAAATTATAGAGAGATTTTGAACTCATTTGATGAGACATTTCAGGAATATAAATATAGGAACATGAGTAATTTAGAAGCATTGGCCAAGACTTTCGAAGATTTCGAGCTAATAATGAAAAGTGGTGATCTAGAAAAAGCTACAATTTTAGTTAGGTATAGTGAGCTAGTATTAAAGCAACCCTACGTATTTCATAAATCAAAAGACATAATAATAAAGCTTTTAGATGAGGTTGACTACGAAATTCTACGACATATACTATCTGAAAGCGAATATAAAGAGTTAATTAAGCGAAAGAAAGAAGTTTTATATAATCTAAGTAAAAAACAATTAACGAATAATGCAAGAGCGATGTGGTACTATGACGAAATGATTGATGAAGTAAACAACTACTATCATTCTATAACTTTAAAAGACAAAACTCCTGATCAAATAGCAAAAGAGGTATTGGAGAGATTTAAAAGAGATTGTAGAAACACAAAGAGTGAAAAAATCGGAGTCTACACTACATTAGCTGAAAGATTATTAGAGGACGGATTGACGGATACTATTGAACTTAAACATATTGAAATTACCCTTAAAGAAATTAACGTTGATGATGTAGGAGAACAACTGTCTAAAAATGAAAAACAAAAATTGCAATTGAGAATAGAACGGGTATTAGAACGTTTGGCAGATAATTTAAAGCTCAACCTCATAATAAGTACTTGA
- a CDS encoding LysR family transcriptional regulator, translating to MKDWLLLKTLYEQQNMTKTAEVLYVSQPSLSYRIQQLEKEFGITIMHRGRRGVEFKVTSSRNSELTNSVYKQDVHIGFIRGDYNWPEEKHLIMTENIWIVSKREISLHELPGLPRIMYKTDISLENLFDNWWKETFSKPPSITMEVDHMERCKEMVLSGFGYAIIPQIVLTGSEDFYRIQLRTKHGEPILRKSWMIYQKESMQISLLKAFVDFIKERKLM from the coding sequence CTGAAGGATTGGCTGCTTTTGAAAACACTCTACGAGCAGCAAAATATGACCAAAACAGCGGAGGTTTTGTATGTCTCTCAACCCTCGCTCAGCTACCGCATTCAGCAGCTAGAAAAAGAATTCGGGATTACGATCATGCACCGGGGCAGGAGAGGCGTGGAGTTCAAGGTAACATCCAGCCGCAACTCAGAACTGACGAACTCCGTGTACAAGCAGGATGTCCATATCGGGTTCATCCGCGGAGATTACAACTGGCCGGAGGAAAAGCATCTCATCATGACAGAAAACATCTGGATCGTATCCAAGCGGGAGATTTCGCTGCATGAGTTGCCCGGGCTCCCCAGAATCATGTACAAAACCGATATTTCGCTGGAAAACTTGTTTGACAACTGGTGGAAGGAGACATTTTCCAAGCCGCCTTCAATCACGATGGAAGTGGATCACATGGAGAGGTGCAAGGAGATGGTCTTGAGCGGATTCGGCTATGCCATCATCCCGCAGATTGTGTTGACGGGCAGTGAAGACTTTTACCGGATTCAATTGCGAACGAAGCACGGAGAGCCGATCTTGCGCAAATCGTGGATGATCTATCAGAAGGAATCGATGCAAATCTCTCTATTAAAAGCGTTTGTTGATTTTATTAAAGAGAGGAAGCTGATGTAA
- a CDS encoding pyrroline-5-carboxylate reductase family protein, whose product MRIGIIGLGSMGQMLVKSLCKSGVIQPEHITVFNRTREKAETLQASHGILIAESAQEVCDQANLVFLCTKPLDILPVLRELSIPESVHIVSVAAGVSIDDLETVHAGAVSKVIPTVTSQELRGVSLFTCSSKTTTEDRKQLLTLLSSISQSQEVSEVEIETATILTSSAPGLIAGILDSFAQAAVRKTPELDLDTARSMLVETMLGTALLLKNEQLGFDQLIERVATKGGITEEGLRVLDKTLPSGFDELFAMTESKHAALKILVQQQIKA is encoded by the coding sequence ATGCGTATTGGAATCATTGGATTAGGCAGTATGGGACAAATGCTGGTGAAATCACTCTGTAAAAGCGGTGTGATCCAGCCCGAGCATATCACCGTCTTCAATCGAACAAGAGAAAAGGCTGAAACTCTGCAAGCATCACATGGCATTCTCATAGCCGAGAGTGCGCAAGAGGTTTGCGACCAGGCAAATCTGGTCTTTCTCTGCACAAAACCACTGGATATCCTGCCTGTTCTCCGTGAGTTGTCTATCCCTGAAAGTGTACATATTGTTTCTGTAGCAGCAGGTGTTAGCATCGATGATTTGGAAACCGTTCATGCTGGAGCCGTGAGCAAAGTAATTCCTACCGTCACTTCGCAAGAGTTGCGTGGTGTATCCTTGTTTACATGCAGCAGTAAAACAACTACAGAGGATCGCAAACAGCTGCTCACCCTCCTGTCCTCCATTAGTCAATCACAGGAAGTATCCGAGGTCGAGATCGAAACAGCGACGATCCTCACCAGCAGCGCCCCAGGACTGATCGCAGGGATTCTTGATTCGTTCGCGCAGGCAGCCGTTCGCAAAACACCAGAGCTTGACCTGGATACAGCGAGAAGCATGCTGGTGGAAACGATGCTGGGAACGGCTCTTTTGCTCAAAAACGAACAGCTTGGCTTCGACCAGCTGATCGAACGTGTTGCTACCAAGGGTGGCATTACCGAGGAAGGCTTGCGTGTTCTTGACAAGACGCTTCCTTCTGGATTTGACGAGTTGTTTGCGATGACAGAATCCAAGCACGCTGCTTTAAAGATACTTGTCCAACAACAAATAAAAGCATAA
- a CDS encoding NAD(P)-dependent oxidoreductase → MIIGWIGLGNMGIPMASNLLTAGYDVRVWNRTPGKAAPLVALGAKETATLSDLVAQCDVLFTMVSDDDAVKAIYTGTDGLLSLSIQDKLAVDMSTISPDTSRYIADQAQEAGLRFLDAPVSGSVGPAKEGKLVIMVGGEQADFEVAKPMLDKLGKAAFYLGPNGAGTSAKLAINLLLGITVQGVSETLLFARSLGIGTEQMLDIISESAVGTPLIRGKAASILADDYPAAFALKHMAKDLRLANEAGVSTPLAESVNATYRHALEEGLGELDLMAILRHLEGK, encoded by the coding sequence ATGATCATCGGTTGGATTGGTTTGGGAAACATGGGCATTCCAATGGCTAGCAACCTGCTGACTGCAGGCTACGACGTACGTGTCTGGAATCGTACACCGGGAAAAGCTGCACCATTGGTGGCATTGGGTGCGAAGGAGACAGCCACTCTGTCAGATTTGGTAGCACAATGCGATGTACTGTTCACGATGGTAAGCGATGATGATGCAGTAAAAGCAATCTATACTGGCACAGACGGTCTCTTGAGCCTGTCCATTCAAGACAAGCTTGCAGTAGATATGAGCACGATTTCACCGGATACATCCCGTTATATCGCGGACCAAGCCCAGGAAGCTGGACTGCGCTTTCTCGATGCACCTGTGTCCGGTAGCGTAGGGCCTGCCAAAGAAGGCAAGCTCGTCATCATGGTAGGCGGAGAGCAGGCTGATTTTGAGGTAGCCAAGCCTATGCTGGACAAGCTGGGTAAAGCCGCGTTTTATTTGGGACCAAACGGAGCGGGTACATCTGCGAAGCTGGCGATCAACCTGCTGCTCGGCATTACAGTACAAGGTGTGTCTGAAACATTACTATTCGCACGATCCCTCGGCATTGGTACGGAGCAAATGCTGGACATCATTTCCGAGAGCGCCGTAGGAACACCACTCATTCGCGGAAAAGCGGCATCCATCCTCGCTGACGACTATCCGGCTGCCTTTGCCCTGAAGCATATGGCCAAGGACCTTCGCCTTGCGAATGAAGCAGGCGTCTCTACCCCATTGGCTGAATCCGTAAATGCGACCTATCGTCATGCATTGGAAGAAGGCTTGGGCGAGCTGGATTTGATGGCGATCCTGCGTCATCTCGAGGGAAAATGA
- a CDS encoding flavodoxin family protein — protein sequence MNILVLHGSSRDAGNTEQLTNLALEGVPHTSIRLREKNIRPIHDQRHDEGGFDAVADDYDEVTEAVLAHDFLIFSTPIYWYGMSGHMKNYVDRWSQSLRDKRYSFKESLGQKQAYVITTGGDQPRVKGLPLIQQFQYVFSFVGMPFAGYIIGEGNKPGDVWSDQRAVEEAKIFNEWLKAKQ from the coding sequence ATGAACATTCTCGTTTTGCATGGAAGCTCCAGAGATGCGGGGAATACGGAGCAATTGACAAATCTAGCATTGGAAGGCGTGCCGCACACCAGTATCCGTCTGCGAGAGAAAAATATTCGCCCGATTCACGACCAGAGGCATGACGAGGGAGGCTTCGATGCAGTCGCGGATGATTACGATGAAGTGACAGAGGCGGTGCTCGCCCATGATTTTCTGATTTTCTCCACGCCGATTTATTGGTACGGCATGTCCGGTCATATGAAAAACTATGTGGATCGCTGGTCGCAGAGCTTGCGTGACAAGCGTTATTCCTTCAAAGAATCTCTCGGACAAAAGCAGGCATATGTCATTACGACTGGCGGAGACCAGCCCAGAGTAAAGGGACTGCCACTGATTCAGCAGTTTCAGTATGTTTTTTCTTTTGTCGGAATGCCATTTGCGGGCTATATCATCGGGGAAGGCAACAAACCTGGTGATGTATGGTCAGATCAACGGGCAGTAGAGGAAGCGAAGATTTTTAATGAGTGGCTGAAGGCCAAACAATAG
- a CDS encoding contractile injection system protein, VgrG/Pvc8 family — MSNRVLTYGNIQVTPYKFTHLQSLKVVKKMNEHAKVTITGIIPDELRDSYVNLTNEQTHIKIALTDEKGQPKPWFQGIVTNVNIQSVRGIYYLTVKAVSHSYLLDVKPRKRSFQNPAMTYAALVKMVLSAYGKADFIDSVTNGKAINTFVMQYDETDWQFLKRMASRFYTGLVPATAFDLPKFYFGLPKGKDKGKLEVAHYTVQKRVGEYQSAAENRVPGIDDQDFTVYEVESPQILEVGDEVSFKSKKLVVGEAVTEMKEGILTHTYKLFPHKGLSRKKMYNNAIIGASIQGRVLQIQKDNIRAKLDMDDQQDESTAYWFPYSTIYTSENNTGWYVMPEIGDQIRIYFPSKKEEDGIAISSVLRDNPDAKSPAPQKSSAPSSSRPSAGAGPDRMKDPAVKTFRTKYGKEIMLAPDKIVISAGGMSITISDDTGIEIVSDKNVSISASKEAYLIGQTLRVKADKIELIGKGNTISLNEKIEIKGTEIKMN, encoded by the coding sequence GTGAGTAATCGGGTTTTAACCTATGGAAATATTCAAGTGACACCTTACAAATTCACGCATTTGCAATCACTAAAAGTGGTTAAAAAGATGAACGAACACGCGAAGGTAACGATCACGGGCATTATTCCAGATGAGCTGAGAGACAGCTATGTGAATCTAACAAATGAACAAACGCATATCAAAATAGCTTTGACGGACGAGAAGGGGCAGCCGAAGCCATGGTTTCAAGGCATCGTGACGAATGTAAACATCCAATCTGTCAGGGGCATTTATTACCTAACAGTGAAGGCTGTTTCACATAGCTACTTATTGGATGTCAAACCGAGAAAACGCTCATTCCAAAATCCAGCGATGACTTATGCGGCGCTAGTCAAAATGGTGCTGTCCGCATATGGGAAAGCCGATTTTATTGATTCGGTCACGAACGGCAAGGCGATCAATACGTTTGTGATGCAATATGATGAAACCGACTGGCAGTTTCTCAAGAGGATGGCTTCGCGATTCTATACGGGCTTGGTGCCTGCAACGGCTTTTGATCTACCCAAATTTTATTTCGGTCTGCCTAAAGGGAAGGACAAAGGCAAGCTAGAGGTCGCGCATTATACGGTACAAAAGAGGGTGGGGGAATATCAGAGCGCTGCGGAAAACCGAGTGCCAGGAATTGATGATCAAGATTTTACGGTATATGAAGTGGAAAGCCCGCAGATCCTCGAAGTCGGTGATGAAGTGAGCTTCAAGTCCAAGAAGCTTGTCGTCGGAGAAGCTGTCACTGAAATGAAGGAAGGAATACTGACGCATACCTACAAGCTCTTTCCACATAAGGGACTCTCGCGCAAGAAAATGTATAACAACGCGATCATCGGTGCCTCTATCCAAGGGCGCGTTCTTCAGATTCAAAAAGATAATATCAGAGCCAAACTAGACATGGATGATCAACAGGATGAGAGTACCGCTTACTGGTTCCCTTATTCGACGATCTATACATCCGAGAACAATACAGGTTGGTATGTCATGCCGGAAATAGGCGACCAGATACGAATCTACTTCCCGAGCAAAAAGGAAGAGGACGGTATTGCCATCAGCTCGGTGCTCCGAGATAACCCAGATGCCAAATCTCCGGCTCCCCAAAAGTCCTCCGCTCCAAGTAGCTCAAGACCGAGCGCGGGCGCGGGTCCCGATCGGATGAAAGATCCGGCTGTGAAGACCTTCCGCACGAAATACGGCAAGGAGATCATGCTGGCGCCAGATAAGATCGTGATATCAGCAGGCGGTATGTCTATCACAATCAGCGATGATACCGGAATCGAGATCGTGAGTGATAAAAATGTGAGCATTAGTGCTAGTAAAGAGGCGTATCTGATCGGGCAAACGCTACGCGTCAAAGCTGATAAGATCGAGCTGATTGGAAAAGGAAACACCATTTCATTAAATGAAAAGATCGAGATCAAGGGAACAGAGATAAAAATGAACTAA